The Salvelinus alpinus chromosome 28, SLU_Salpinus.1, whole genome shotgun sequence genome includes a window with the following:
- the LOC139557090 gene encoding cytochrome c oxidase subunit NDUFA4-like — protein sequence MIRIAMEYAKKHPGLIPQFFVVLLGVGGASMYLFRLANGPHVNWNKKNNPEPWNKLDPTYQYKFVAINTDYKKLKKEGPQF from the exons ATGATTAGAATAGCGATGGAATACGCAAAGAAGCATCCAGGG CTCATCCCCCAATTCTTCGTTGTCTTGTTGGGAGTAGGAGGAGCCTCCATGTATTTGTTCCGTCTTGCAAATGGGCCCCATGTTAA CTGGAATAAGAAGAACAACCCTGAGCCCTGGAATAAACTtgaccctacctaccagtacaaG TTTGTGGCCATAAACACAGACTACAAGAAACTGAAGAAGGAGGGACCTCAATTCTGA